A window of Blastomonas sp. SL216 contains these coding sequences:
- a CDS encoding DUF6265 family protein yields MALTGWIIGMAMQMASLPAAPQLPCWIEGRWVSEETEGRWTEENWTGCRAETMLGTGRGGRGDAVTSYEFMRIARNENGDLMFYGAPFGNPAAAFRAVKAGPKEIVFVNPNHEYPQRIRYWMEGDMLLAEASMRDGSKPQAWRYKRVTLK; encoded by the coding sequence ATGGCGCTGACGGGATGGATTATCGGTATGGCGATGCAGATGGCCAGCCTGCCTGCGGCTCCGCAGCTGCCGTGCTGGATCGAGGGGCGCTGGGTGTCCGAAGAGACCGAGGGGCGCTGGACCGAGGAAAACTGGACCGGCTGCCGCGCCGAAACGATGCTGGGGACGGGTCGTGGCGGGCGCGGCGATGCGGTCACCAGCTATGAGTTCATGCGGATTGCGCGCAACGAAAATGGCGACCTGATGTTCTACGGCGCGCCGTTCGGCAACCCTGCAGCCGCGTTCCGTGCGGTCAAGGCGGGACCGAAAGAGATCGTCTTCGTCAATCCCAACCACGAATATCCGCAGCGCATCCGCTACTGGATGGAAGGCGACATGCTGCTCGCCGAGGCGAGCATGCGCGATGGCAGCAAGCCCCAGGCCTGGCGGTACAAAAGGGTGACGTTGAAATAG